The following proteins are encoded in a genomic region of Vibrio tasmaniensis:
- the pgm gene encoding phosphoglucomutase (alpha-D-glucose-1,6-bisphosphate-dependent), with product MAMHPRAGQKAQQEDLHNIPALVANYFLQQPDATNPDHKVLFGTSGHRGTADKSTFNENHILAIAQAVAEVRADQGTTGPLFLGKDTHALSEPAFSTVIEVLVANGVEVIIQENNGFTPTPGISHAILTHNLVNDKKADGIVITPSHNPPQDGGIKYNPTHGGPAEAELTQAIEDRANVIIAEQMQGVKRTPIAQAKQSELVKEVDLVAPYVADLVNVVDMEAIQKANIKIGVDPLGGSGIDYWRQIGKAYNLDLTLVSEAVDPSFQFMSLDKDGVVRMDCSSPYAMAGLLALKDDYQLAFGNDPDYDRHGIVTPKGLMNPNHFLAVCIDYLYRNREGWGKDVAVGKTLVSSALIDRVVADLGRELCEVPVGFKWFVDGLYNGQFGFGGEESAGASFLRKDGTPWSTDKDGLILCLLAAEITAVTGKNPQEYYEELAAKHGESKYNRIQAVANGAQKDVLKKLSPEMVSAETLAGDAITARLTHAPGNGAAIGGLKVTTENGWFAARPSGTEDIYKIYCESFKGEEHLKAIEAEAQEIVNQVFAAAGL from the coding sequence ATGGCTATGCACCCTCGTGCCGGGCAGAAAGCTCAGCAGGAAGATCTTCATAATATCCCGGCTTTAGTTGCAAACTATTTCTTACAGCAACCGGATGCTACTAACCCAGATCACAAAGTACTGTTTGGTACTTCAGGTCATCGCGGTACAGCAGACAAATCAACATTTAATGAAAACCACATTCTAGCGATCGCACAAGCGGTGGCTGAAGTTCGTGCCGATCAAGGTACTACTGGTCCCCTTTTTCTAGGTAAAGATACTCACGCCCTCTCTGAGCCTGCGTTTTCTACGGTTATCGAAGTGCTTGTAGCCAACGGCGTTGAAGTTATTATTCAAGAAAACAATGGCTTTACTCCAACTCCAGGTATCTCGCACGCGATTCTTACGCATAACCTAGTGAATGACAAAAAAGCCGACGGCATTGTTATCACGCCTTCGCATAACCCACCACAAGACGGTGGTATTAAATACAACCCAACACACGGTGGCCCTGCTGAAGCTGAGCTAACTCAAGCGATTGAAGATCGTGCGAATGTTATCATTGCTGAGCAAATGCAAGGCGTTAAGCGCACTCCTATCGCACAGGCTAAACAGTCAGAGCTAGTGAAAGAAGTTGATCTCGTTGCTCCTTACGTTGCTGACTTGGTTAATGTGGTTGATATGGAAGCGATCCAGAAAGCAAACATCAAAATTGGTGTTGATCCACTGGGTGGTAGTGGTATCGATTACTGGCGTCAAATTGGTAAAGCGTACAACCTAGATCTTACTTTGGTAAGTGAAGCGGTTGATCCTTCGTTCCAATTTATGTCTCTAGACAAAGATGGTGTTGTTCGTATGGATTGTTCTTCTCCGTACGCAATGGCAGGCTTACTGGCGCTTAAAGATGACTATCAACTAGCGTTTGGTAACGACCCTGATTACGATCGCCACGGCATTGTTACGCCAAAAGGCTTGATGAATCCAAACCACTTCCTAGCGGTGTGTATTGATTATCTATATCGCAACCGTGAAGGTTGGGGTAAAGACGTTGCAGTGGGTAAAACATTGGTATCAAGTGCATTGATTGACCGTGTTGTTGCTGACTTAGGTCGCGAACTTTGTGAAGTGCCAGTTGGTTTCAAATGGTTCGTTGATGGCTTATACAACGGTCAGTTTGGTTTCGGTGGCGAAGAGAGTGCGGGTGCATCTTTCTTACGTAAAGACGGAACGCCTTGGTCAACAGATAAAGATGGCCTCATTCTTTGCCTACTTGCGGCTGAGATCACAGCAGTAACGGGTAAGAACCCACAAGAATACTACGAAGAGCTCGCTGCTAAACATGGCGAATCTAAGTACAACCGTATTCAAGCGGTAGCGAATGGTGCACAAAAAGACGTGCTGAAGAAGCTATCTCCAGAGATGGTTTCGGCTGAAACACTTGCTGGCGATGCGATTACTGCTCGCTTAACGCATGCTCCAGGTAATGGTGCTGCAATTGGCGGCCTAAAAGTGACGACTGAAAACGGTTGGTTTGCTGCTCGTCCATCAGGAACTGAAGATATCTATAAGATATACTGTGAAAGCTTTAAAGGTGAAGAGCACCTAAAAGCAATCGAAGCAGAAGCTCAAGAGATTGTTAATCAAGTATTTGCAGCTGCTGGCCTATAA
- the seqA gene encoding replication initiation negative regulator SeqA has translation MKTIEVDEDLYRFIAGQTERIGESASDILRRLLLVDNQGTAPIEEIVEPKGIVVSKEVGFTPEKFDGVKEMRSLLISDEFASLKKAIDRFMLVLSTLHKIDPLSFSEATQVKGRKRVYFADNEATLLANGNTTKPKAIPQSPFWVITNNNTSRKRQMVEQLMSRMSFQAELIEKVTGSI, from the coding sequence ATGAAAACAATTGAGGTTGATGAGGACCTATACCGTTTTATTGCGGGTCAGACAGAACGTATTGGCGAAAGCGCTTCAGATATTCTGCGCCGCTTGTTACTGGTTGATAACCAAGGCACGGCTCCGATCGAAGAGATCGTTGAGCCAAAAGGTATCGTTGTTAGCAAAGAGGTAGGCTTTACTCCAGAGAAGTTCGATGGCGTTAAAGAAATGCGCTCACTACTAATATCAGATGAGTTTGCATCACTAAAGAAAGCCATTGATCGTTTCATGCTTGTGTTATCAACACTGCATAAAATCGACCCTTTAAGCTTTTCAGAAGCAACTCAAGTAAAAGGCCGTAAGCGTGTTTACTTTGCAGACAACGAAGCGACGTTGTTAGCAAACGGCAACACAACTAAGCCTAAAGCTATTCCACAAAGTCCTTTTTGGGTTATTACGAATAACAACACAAGCCGTAAAAGACAGATGGTTGAGCAGCTTATGAGTCGCATGAGTTTCCAGGCAGAATTGATAGAAAAAGTAACAGGTTCAATTTAA
- a CDS encoding alpha/beta fold hydrolase, translated as MSVQLNYKIEGEGHTIVLIHGLFGNLDNLGLLARDLKADHQVLSIDLRNHGQSFHSDTHNYQAMAKDVAQLLNDLELDGVTVIGHSMGGKVAMALTQQLALHKLIVLDMAPVAYTQSRHDNVFAGLQAVVEEKPTSRSEALKILAKHIEIDGVRQFLTKSLFKSEQGIMEWRFNVASLLSNYPQIIGWEPIEKTSVKTLLIKGGDSDYLTAEHQTAVQQQFSDVKAHVIANTGHWLHAEKPAEVLRAIRKFIA; from the coding sequence ATGTCAGTACAGCTCAACTATAAAATTGAAGGTGAGGGTCACACCATTGTTTTGATCCATGGATTATTCGGTAATTTGGACAACCTTGGCTTGTTGGCTAGGGATCTAAAAGCCGATCATCAAGTACTTAGCATCGATCTACGCAACCACGGGCAATCTTTCCATAGTGACACTCATAATTATCAAGCTATGGCAAAAGATGTGGCTCAACTGCTGAATGATCTTGAGTTAGACGGTGTTACTGTGATTGGTCACTCGATGGGTGGCAAAGTGGCGATGGCACTGACGCAACAGCTTGCGCTGCACAAATTGATTGTCTTGGATATGGCGCCGGTCGCGTACACTCAAAGTCGACACGACAACGTATTCGCAGGCCTACAAGCTGTGGTAGAAGAAAAACCGACCTCACGCTCAGAGGCGCTCAAAATCCTCGCAAAACATATCGAGATTGATGGGGTTCGCCAGTTCTTGACTAAATCTTTGTTCAAATCAGAGCAAGGCATCATGGAATGGCGTTTCAACGTTGCCTCGCTATTAAGCAACTATCCACAAATTATTGGTTGGGAACCAATCGAGAAAACCTCGGTCAAAACCTTGCTAATCAAGGGTGGTGACTCAGATTATCTGACAGCTGAGCATCAAACCGCCGTTCAACAGCAATTTTCCGACGTAAAGGCACATGTTATCGCCAATACTGGACATTGGCTACACGCGGAAAAGCCCGCTGAAGTGCTCCGTGCAATAAGAAAATTCATCGCTTAG
- a CDS encoding DUF2788 domain-containing protein codes for MLYDYMNIIESVGLDLLFAAIFFLIGMAIKDVLKQGNVPAFGRRIVWLVLFLGCAGFIAKGIIQLSWEGTGI; via the coding sequence ATGCTTTACGACTACATGAACATCATTGAATCTGTTGGTTTAGATCTTCTGTTTGCCGCGATTTTCTTTCTAATCGGAATGGCAATTAAAGACGTTCTAAAGCAGGGAAATGTTCCTGCATTTGGTCGTCGTATCGTATGGTTAGTACTTTTCCTTGGCTGCGCAGGTTTTATCGCAAAAGGGATAATCCAACTAAGCTGGGAAGGAACTGGAATCTAA
- the fldA gene encoding flavodoxin FldA: MASVGLFFGSDTGNTEAVAKMIQKQLGKQLVQVQDIAKSSKEDIDNFDLLLLGIPTWYYGEAQCDWDDFFPELEAIDFSTKLVAIFGCGDQEDYAEYFCDAMGTIRDIVEAKGGTILGHTSTEGYEFEASKGLVEGDDSQFVGLCIDEDRQPELTDERVSNWVKQIHEEMCLTELED; this comes from the coding sequence ATGGCAAGTGTAGGTCTCTTCTTTGGTAGCGATACAGGTAACACTGAAGCTGTTGCTAAGATGATTCAAAAGCAATTGGGCAAGCAGCTCGTTCAAGTTCAAGACATTGCAAAAAGCAGCAAAGAAGATATCGATAACTTCGATCTGCTGCTGCTTGGTATCCCTACGTGGTACTACGGCGAAGCACAATGTGATTGGGATGACTTTTTCCCTGAGCTAGAAGCTATTGATTTCTCAACTAAGCTTGTTGCTATTTTTGGTTGTGGCGACCAAGAAGATTACGCAGAATACTTCTGCGATGCTATGGGTACTATCCGTGATATCGTTGAAGCGAAAGGCGGTACTATCCTAGGTCACACGTCGACTGAAGGCTACGAGTTCGAAGCATCGAAAGGTTTAGTTGAAGGTGACGACAGCCAATTCGTTGGTCTATGTATCGATGAAGACCGTCAACCTGAGCTGACTGATGAGCGTGTATCTAACTGGGTTAAACAAATCCACGAAGAGATGTGCCTAACAGAGCTAGAAGACTAA
- a CDS encoding DUF4442 domain-containing protein, producing the protein MNKQLVKIYKPNIVKFALNIWPPFWGAGIKIAHISADFRVVKTVLKLRWWNKNANRTQYGGSIFSLTDPVYSLMLMGILGERYYVWDKEASINFIKPGQSDLYADFEISQGQLEDIYRQTQLGEKCFPEFIIHVKDKQGNVVSEIQRTLYVRKKPQFRDDDEALEAEC; encoded by the coding sequence ATGAATAAGCAACTCGTAAAAATATATAAACCTAACATTGTAAAATTTGCTCTCAATATTTGGCCACCTTTCTGGGGGGCCGGGATTAAGATAGCCCACATTAGCGCTGATTTTAGGGTTGTTAAGACGGTACTTAAGTTACGTTGGTGGAATAAGAACGCCAATCGTACTCAATATGGCGGGAGTATCTTTTCTCTTACCGACCCCGTTTATTCGTTGATGTTAATGGGAATTTTAGGTGAGCGGTATTATGTTTGGGATAAAGAGGCGAGTATTAACTTTATCAAGCCAGGTCAATCCGACTTGTATGCTGATTTTGAGATCAGCCAAGGGCAACTTGAGGATATCTACCGTCAGACACAGCTTGGTGAGAAGTGTTTCCCCGAATTTATCATCCACGTTAAAGATAAGCAGGGGAATGTGGTTTCGGAAATTCAGCGAACTCTCTATGTGAGAAAGAAGCCACAATTTAGAGATGATGACGAAGCATTAGAAGCTGAGTGTTGA
- the fcrX gene encoding ferric iron uptake transcriptional regulator FcrX codes for MSDNNQALKDAGLKVTLPRLKILEVLQQPDCQHISAEDLYKKLIDLGEEIGLATVYRVLNQFDDAGIVTRHHFEGGKSVFELSTQHHHDHLVCLDCGEVIEFSDDLIEERQKEIAQRYNVQLTNHSLYLYGKSITGDCKGNPDAHKAKK; via the coding sequence ATGTCAGACAATAATCAAGCGCTAAAAGATGCTGGTCTTAAAGTGACCCTCCCACGGCTCAAAATTTTAGAAGTATTACAACAACCAGACTGCCAACATATTAGTGCTGAAGATTTATATAAAAAGCTGATCGACTTAGGTGAAGAGATTGGTCTTGCGACCGTTTATCGCGTACTGAACCAATTCGATGATGCAGGCATTGTAACTCGTCACCACTTTGAAGGTGGTAAGTCTGTATTTGAACTTTCAACACAACATCACCACGATCACCTAGTATGTCTAGACTGCGGTGAAGTTATCGAATTCTCTGATGATCTTATCGAAGAAAGACAAAAAGAAATCGCTCAACGCTACAACGTACAGCTAACTAACCACAGTTTGTATCTGTATGGTAAAAGCATCACAGGGGATTGCAAAGGCAACCCAGACGCACATAAAGCGAAGAAGTAA
- the glnS gene encoding glutamine--tRNA ligase: MSEAEARPSNFIRQIIDKDLADGTHSSVHTRFPPEPNGYLHIGHAKSICLNFGIAQDYQGQCNLRFDDTNPEKEDVEYVESIKNDVSWLGFEWSGDICYSSNYFDTLYAYAVELINKGLAYVDELSPDQIREYRGTLKEPGKASPYRDRSPEDNLALFEKMRDGGFEEGKACLRAKIDMSSSFMVMRDPVIYRVRFAHHHQTADKWCIYPMYDFTHCISDALEGITHSICTLEFQDNRRLYDWVLDNITIDCQPRQYEFSRLNLEYTVMSKRKLNQLVVENLVQGWDDPRMPTISGLRRRGFTSSSIREFCKRIGVTKQENMIEFGSLESCIRDDLNENAPRAMAVLDPVKIVIENYEADTVETLTVANHPNKPEMGTREVPFTREVWIERDDFREEANKKYKRLVLGKEVRLRGAYVIKAERIEKDTEGNITTIFCSYDNETLGKNPADGRKVKGVIHWVSADKALPAEIRLYDRLFTVPNPAAADDFAATLNPESLVTLNGFVEPSLVEGVAEQAYQFERTGYFCVDSKDSNADALVFNRTVGLRDTWGKTEA; the protein is encoded by the coding sequence ATGAGTGAAGCTGAGGCTCGTCCATCGAATTTCATTCGCCAAATTATTGATAAAGATTTAGCGGATGGTACACACAGTAGCGTGCATACTCGTTTCCCGCCGGAGCCAAATGGCTACCTGCACATTGGTCACGCTAAATCTATTTGCTTGAACTTTGGTATTGCTCAGGACTACCAGGGACAATGTAATCTTCGTTTCGATGATACAAACCCTGAAAAAGAAGACGTTGAATACGTTGAGTCAATTAAGAATGATGTAAGCTGGTTAGGCTTCGAATGGTCTGGTGATATTTGTTACTCATCAAACTACTTCGATACGCTTTACGCTTATGCTGTGGAATTAATTAATAAAGGCTTAGCGTATGTTGACGAGCTAAGTCCTGATCAAATCCGTGAGTACCGTGGCACGCTAAAAGAGCCAGGTAAAGCGAGCCCATACCGTGACCGTAGCCCTGAAGATAACCTAGCGTTGTTTGAAAAAATGCGTGACGGTGGCTTTGAAGAAGGTAAAGCATGTCTACGTGCTAAGATCGACATGAGCTCTTCATTTATGGTGATGCGCGATCCTGTTATCTACCGTGTTCGTTTTGCTCACCACCATCAAACGGCTGATAAGTGGTGCATTTACCCAATGTACGACTTTACTCACTGTATTTCTGATGCACTGGAAGGTATTACACACTCTATCTGTACGCTTGAATTCCAAGATAACCGTCGTTTGTACGATTGGGTTCTAGATAACATCACGATTGATTGCCAACCTCGTCAGTACGAGTTTAGCCGCCTGAATCTCGAATACACAGTGATGTCTAAGCGTAAGCTGAACCAACTTGTAGTTGAAAACCTAGTTCAAGGTTGGGATGACCCACGTATGCCTACTATTTCTGGCCTACGTCGTCGTGGTTTTACTTCAAGTTCGATTCGTGAATTCTGTAAGCGTATTGGTGTGACCAAGCAAGAGAACATGATTGAGTTCGGTTCACTTGAATCTTGCATTCGTGATGATCTGAACGAAAATGCACCTCGTGCAATGGCTGTTCTGGATCCAGTTAAGATCGTTATCGAAAACTACGAAGCAGATACAGTAGAAACGCTAACCGTTGCAAACCACCCAAACAAGCCAGAAATGGGGACTCGTGAAGTACCATTTACCCGTGAAGTTTGGATTGAGCGTGATGACTTCCGTGAAGAAGCAAACAAAAAGTACAAGCGTTTGGTTCTAGGTAAAGAAGTTCGTCTACGTGGCGCTTACGTGATCAAAGCTGAACGTATCGAAAAAGATACAGAAGGCAATATTACGACTATCTTCTGTTCTTACGACAACGAAACACTCGGTAAGAACCCTGCAGATGGCCGTAAAGTGAAAGGTGTTATTCACTGGGTATCTGCTGATAAAGCGTTGCCTGCTGAGATTCGTTTGTATGATCGTCTATTCACAGTGCCAAACCCAGCTGCTGCTGATGACTTCGCTGCAACGCTAAACCCTGAATCACTTGTTACGCTAAATGGTTTTGTTGAACCTAGCCTAGTAGAAGGTGTTGCAGAACAAGCGTACCAGTTTGAACGTACAGGCTACTTCTGTGTGGATTCGAAAGACTCTAATGCAGACGCGCTAGTATTCAACCGCACGGTTGGCCTACGTGACACTTGGGGTAAAACTGAAGCTTAA
- the nagE gene encoding N-acetylglucosamine-specific PTS transporter subunit IIBC: MLPIATLPIAALLLRLGQGDLLDIPFMAEAGGAIFGNLPLLFGLGIAIGLSKDGNGAAGLAGAVAYFVLTATATTINADVNMSFFGGIFAGIIAGHSYNAFHATRLPEWLAFFAGKRLVPIMAGLFALVAGAVSGVVWPGVQSGLDALAHAVSTSGAVGQFVYGTLNRALIPVGLHHVLNSYFWFGMGTCQEIIVAGQGAFANITQLCVDPSLAKTLVVGQEHTFTFANSVTPEITTVVKEVTETVKSGDLHRFFGGDKGAGVFMNGFFPVMMFGLPGAALAMYLAAPAEKRSQVGGALFSVAFCSFLTGITEPLEFMFVFLAPALYAMHAVFTGLSLVVANMFGTLHGFGFSAGLIDFVLNWGLATKPFLLLLIGLGFGALYFFTFSFAIRAFNLKSPGREDDDEAVAAPAGDAPKGEVARQYLKALGGHDNLTSIDACITRLRLTLKDRSIADEVVLKKLGAKGVVKLGENNLQVILGPLAEIVAGEMKAIGAGEDLSDVKLP; the protein is encoded by the coding sequence ATGCTGCCTATCGCAACGCTTCCGATTGCGGCGCTTCTACTACGTTTAGGTCAAGGCGATCTACTTGATATTCCATTCATGGCAGAGGCTGGTGGCGCTATTTTTGGCAACCTTCCACTGTTATTTGGTTTGGGTATCGCAATTGGTCTTTCTAAAGACGGTAACGGCGCAGCAGGTCTTGCTGGTGCAGTTGCTTACTTTGTTCTAACTGCTACAGCAACAACGATTAATGCAGACGTTAACATGTCTTTCTTCGGCGGTATCTTCGCAGGTATCATCGCAGGTCACTCTTACAACGCTTTCCATGCAACACGTCTTCCTGAGTGGTTGGCATTCTTCGCGGGTAAACGTCTAGTTCCTATCATGGCCGGTCTATTTGCTCTTGTAGCAGGTGCTGTATCTGGTGTGGTATGGCCTGGTGTTCAATCTGGTCTAGATGCACTAGCTCACGCTGTATCTACTTCAGGTGCTGTTGGCCAATTCGTTTACGGTACTCTTAACCGTGCACTTATCCCTGTAGGTCTACACCACGTATTGAACTCATACTTCTGGTTCGGTATGGGTACATGTCAAGAAATCATCGTTGCTGGTCAAGGCGCATTCGCTAACATCACTCAACTTTGTGTTGACCCATCACTAGCTAAAACTCTAGTTGTTGGCCAAGAGCACACATTCACATTCGCTAACTCTGTAACTCCAGAAATCACTACTGTAGTTAAAGAAGTGACTGAAACTGTTAAATCTGGCGACCTACACCGTTTCTTCGGTGGCGATAAAGGCGCTGGCGTATTCATGAACGGTTTCTTCCCTGTAATGATGTTCGGTCTACCAGGTGCTGCACTTGCAATGTACCTAGCTGCACCTGCTGAAAAACGTAGCCAAGTTGGTGGCGCACTGTTCTCAGTTGCATTCTGTTCATTCCTAACAGGTATCACAGAGCCGCTAGAATTCATGTTCGTATTCCTAGCTCCTGCTCTATACGCAATGCACGCTGTGTTTACAGGTCTGTCTCTAGTAGTTGCAAACATGTTTGGTACTCTGCACGGTTTCGGTTTCTCTGCTGGTCTTATCGACTTCGTATTGAACTGGGGTCTAGCAACTAAACCATTCTTACTACTACTAATCGGTCTTGGTTTCGGTGCTCTATACTTCTTCACTTTCTCTTTCGCAATCCGCGCTTTCAACTTGAAATCGCCAGGTCGTGAAGATGATGACGAAGCTGTAGCAGCTCCTGCTGGCGACGCACCAAAAGGTGAAGTTGCACGTCAATACCTGAAAGCTCTAGGTGGTCACGACAACCTAACTTCAATCGACGCTTGTATCACTCGTCTACGTCTAACTCTTAAAGACCGCTCTATCGCTGATGAAGTTGTTCTGAAGAAGCTTGGCGCTAAAGGTGTGGTTAAACTAGGTGAGAACAACCTACAGGTTATCCTAGGCCCACTAGCTGAAATCGTAGCTGGCGAAATGAAAGCTATCGGCGCAGGTGAAGACCTATCTGATGTAAAACTTCCTTAG
- the nagA gene encoding N-acetylglucosamine-6-phosphate deacetylase encodes MYALSNCKIYTGSDVLTDHAVVIENELIKKVCPTSELPEGIEVRDLNGANLSPGFIDLQLNGCGGVMLNDEITAETMQIMHEANLKSGCTSFLPTLITSSDEDMRAVITAAREYHNQYQNQSLGLHLEGPYLNVAKKGIHSVDHIRKSDNEMIELICENSDLVTKVTLAPELNDPEHIERLHKAGVVVSIGHTNATYAEARQGFESGITFATHLFNAMTPMVGREPGVVGAIYDTPEVYAGIIADGFHVDYANIRIAHKIKGEKLVLVTDATAPAGADMEYFIFVGKKVYYRDGKCVDENGTLGGSALTMIEAVQNTVEHAGIALDEALRMATLYPAAAIGVESKLGRIKKGMVANLAVFDRDFNVKATVVNGQYEHN; translated from the coding sequence ATGTACGCGCTAAGTAACTGTAAAATTTACACTGGTAGTGATGTTCTAACCGATCATGCTGTCGTAATTGAAAATGAACTGATCAAAAAAGTCTGTCCTACCTCTGAATTGCCAGAAGGAATCGAGGTTCGCGATCTAAACGGAGCAAACCTAAGCCCGGGTTTCATTGACCTACAACTGAATGGTTGTGGCGGTGTAATGCTTAACGATGAGATCACGGCAGAAACAATGCAGATCATGCACGAAGCAAACCTTAAATCAGGCTGTACTAGCTTTTTACCTACGCTAATCACCTCTTCGGACGAAGATATGCGCGCGGTTATTACGGCAGCTCGTGAATACCACAACCAATACCAAAACCAGTCTTTAGGTTTGCACCTTGAAGGCCCATATCTAAACGTTGCGAAAAAAGGCATCCACAGTGTCGATCACATTCGTAAATCTGACAATGAAATGATTGAGCTTATCTGTGAAAACAGTGACCTTGTGACCAAAGTAACACTGGCTCCTGAGCTCAACGACCCAGAACATATTGAGCGTCTACACAAAGCTGGCGTAGTGGTTTCTATCGGCCACACCAACGCCACTTACGCTGAAGCGCGTCAAGGCTTTGAATCAGGCATCACTTTCGCCACTCACCTATTCAATGCAATGACCCCTATGGTCGGTCGTGAACCTGGCGTTGTTGGCGCGATTTACGACACGCCAGAAGTTTATGCGGGTATCATCGCCGACGGCTTCCACGTTGACTACGCAAACATCCGAATTGCGCACAAAATCAAGGGAGAAAAGTTAGTATTAGTGACGGATGCCACAGCTCCTGCAGGTGCTGACATGGAATACTTTATTTTTGTCGGTAAGAAAGTATATTACCGAGATGGTAAGTGTGTTGATGAAAACGGCACACTGGGCGGCTCGGCTCTGACTATGATTGAAGCAGTTCAGAATACAGTTGAGCACGCTGGTATCGCTTTAGACGAAGCTCTTCGCATGGCTACACTATACCCAGCTGCGGCTATCGGTGTAGAAAGCAAGCTAGGTCGAATCAAAAAAGGCATGGTTGCAAACCTAGCTGTATTTGACCGAGACTTTAACGTTAAAGCGACTGTTGTTAATGGACAATACGAGCACAATTAA
- the nagC gene encoding DNA-binding transcriptional regulator NagC has product MNGGQIGNVDLVKQLNSAAVYRLIDQQGPISRIQVADVSQLAPASVTKITRQLLERGLIKEVAQQASTGGRRAISLTTEVDPFHSVAVRLGRDYIQISLHDLSGRELAFQQQDLNYSDQSDLTQGLVNNLKAFIAEHQPKIDQLIAIGVTLPGLVNPTTGVVEYMPNTDIDNLALSDIIRDTFHVACFVGNDVRGMALAEHYFGASKDSQDSILVSVHRGTGAGIIVNGQVFLGHNRNVGEIGHIQIDPLGEQCQCGNFGCLETVAANPAIVDRVQKLIKQGYESSLTELEHITIQDVCDHAINGDELAKQSLVRVGNQLGKAIAMTINLFNPQKVIIAGDITKAQEIVFPAIKRNVENQSLTAFHSGLPIVASQIDKHPTMGAFAMIKRAMLNGVLLQKLLED; this is encoded by the coding sequence ATGAATGGCGGACAAATAGGTAACGTAGACTTAGTTAAACAACTAAACAGTGCGGCGGTATACAGACTAATAGATCAGCAAGGGCCTATCAGTCGTATACAAGTGGCTGATGTAAGCCAACTCGCACCGGCAAGTGTTACAAAAATTACCCGCCAACTTTTGGAGCGCGGCCTCATTAAAGAGGTTGCGCAACAAGCGTCTACTGGCGGTAGACGCGCGATATCTCTAACCACAGAAGTCGACCCTTTTCATTCTGTCGCTGTACGTTTAGGTAGAGACTATATTCAAATAAGCCTTCATGACCTTAGTGGTCGTGAATTAGCTTTCCAACAGCAAGACCTGAATTATTCAGACCAATCAGACCTGACCCAAGGTTTGGTCAATAACTTGAAGGCCTTCATTGCTGAGCACCAACCAAAGATCGATCAACTGATTGCTATTGGCGTTACTCTTCCTGGCTTGGTTAACCCAACGACCGGTGTCGTTGAATACATGCCAAACACGGACATCGATAACCTCGCATTGAGCGACATTATTCGCGACACTTTCCATGTAGCTTGTTTCGTCGGCAATGACGTTAGAGGAATGGCGCTTGCTGAGCACTACTTCGGTGCAAGTAAAGACAGCCAAGATTCTATTTTGGTCAGTGTTCACCGTGGTACCGGTGCTGGTATTATCGTTAATGGTCAGGTTTTCTTAGGCCATAACCGTAACGTGGGAGAAATTGGTCATATCCAAATTGATCCGCTAGGTGAACAATGCCAATGTGGTAACTTCGGTTGTCTTGAAACTGTAGCGGCAAACCCTGCCATTGTTGATCGAGTACAGAAGCTAATTAAGCAAGGCTATGAATCCTCTTTGACGGAACTTGAACATATTACGATTCAAGATGTTTGTGACCACGCAATCAATGGCGATGAACTCGCGAAGCAAAGCTTAGTTCGAGTAGGGAACCAGTTAGGTAAGGCTATCGCGATGACGATCAACCTATTTAACCCTCAGAAAGTTATCATTGCTGGTGATATTACCAAGGCACAAGAGATTGTTTTCCCTGCAATTAAGCGCAATGTAGAGAATCAGTCGTTAACGGCTTTCCATAGCGGCCTGCCTATTGTAGCATCACAGATCGATAAACATCCTACGATGGGAGCCTTTGCCATGATTAAGCGCGCCATGCTCAACGGTGTGTTACTTCAAAAGCTTCTTGAAGACTAA